One Aphidius gifuensis isolate YNYX2018 linkage group LG5, ASM1490517v1, whole genome shotgun sequence genomic region harbors:
- the LOC122857894 gene encoding ankyrin repeat family A protein 2-like, translating into MTSVRRNEIILKEETSESCNETLEFVDDSVIGVHDCADGSIRPRPLICKPDNVNIDCKSELIETKWQWAPGAWQDATRTSAFQPYKPPTLLTNLQRGNTKTEIPQLYAGSDITFHTLAGQGELTADDLKNVKIDGVDDDGLTGLMWAAAYGQIGSAKMLLKAGADKNFKNTAGNSALHFAASCGHHDVVKLLLSQGADPNIVDEEGNTPLIYGAYGDHPHVCHELLIYKADLTLRNNHNISAYHAAIKNKSSTAKAVIENYLMQDLVT; encoded by the exons aTGACTTCAGTAAGGcgtaatgaaataatattaaaagaagaaaCAAGTGAATCTTGTAATGAAACATTAGAATTTGTTGATGACAGTGTCATTGGAGTACATGATTGTGCTGATGGTTCAATAAGACCAAGACCACTTATATGTAAACCAGACAATGTAAACATTGATTGTAAATCAGAGCTAATTGAAACGAAATGGCAATGGGCACCTGGTGCATGGCAAGATGCAACAAGAACAAGTGCATTTCAACCCTACaag cCTCCAACATTACTGACAAATCTTCAACGAGGAAATACTAAAACAGAAATTCCTCAATTATATGCTGGTAGTGATATAACATTTCATACATTAGCTGGACAAGGTGAGCTAACAgctgatgatttaaaaaatgttaaaattgatggtgttgatgatgatggtttAACTGGTTTAATGTGGGCTGCTGCATATGGACAAATTGGAAGTGCTAAAATGCTTTTAAAAGCTGGtgctgataaaaattttaaaaatacagctGGTAATAGTGCATTACATTTTGCAGCATCATGTGGACATCAtgatgttgttaaattattattaagccAAGGAGCTGATCCTAACATTGTTGATGag gAAGGCAATACACCACTTATTTATGGAGCATATGGAGATCATCCACATGTTTGTCatgaattgttaatttataaagctGATTTAACACTGAGAAATAATCATAACATCAGTGCATATCATGCtgctattaaaaataaatcttctACAg CAAAAGctgttattgaaaattacCTGATGCAGGACTTGGTGACTTGA
- the LOC122857892 gene encoding coatomer subunit delta, whose product MVLIASAVCTKSGKTLISRQFVEMTKARIEGLLAAFPKLMSSGKQHTFVETDSVRYVYQPMEKLYMLLITTKASNILEDLETLRLFAKVIPEYCKSLDENEIAENAFNLIFAFDEIVALGYRENVNLAQVRTFVEMDSHDERVYQAVRNSQEREAKNKMREKAKELQRQRMESSKKGGSKSSGFGGGYGNNSSSFTSNSNVGDTANYIPEAPAKTTSTPSQKTTAAGPGAMKLGGKVRDIDSFVDQLNEEGENIKSITSSNNTNVISTTSTTTPQIINNEPVHLKQEEKLSVRLGRDGGVQNFELHGLITLHITDERWGKIRVQLANNDTRGIQLQTHPNVDKDLFRTQGQIGLKVPTKPFPINTDVGVLKWRLQSQDETSLPISINCWPSENGENGCDVNIEYELEQADLELNNLQINIPLPMGCNPIVNECDGEYQHEARKNMLVWSLPIVDASSKSGSLEFSAPSSKPSDFFPLSLSFTSQTPYAKIKIVDVSTVDDQSPVKHTVDVVFFTESYEVV is encoded by the exons ATG GTATTAATTGCCTCAGCAGTATGCACAAAGTCTGGCAAAA ctttaaTATCTCGACAGTTTGTTGAAATGACTAAAGCCAGAATTGAAGGTCTTCTAGCTGCATTTCCAAAATTAATGAGTTCTGGTAAACAACATACATTTGTTGAAACAGATTCAGTTAGATATGTTTATCAACCAATGGAAAAGCTATACATGTTACTCATCACAACAAAAGCTAGTAATATACTTGAGGATCTTGAGACATTACGTTTGTTTGCAAAAGTTATACCAGAATATTGTAAATcacttgatgaaaatgaaatagcagaaaatgcatttaatttaatatttgcatTTGATGAAATTGTTGCACTTGGTTATCgtgaaaatgttaatttagCACAAGTACGTACATTTGTAGAAATGGATTCTCATGATGAGCGTGTTTATCAAGCTGTCAGGAATTCACAAGAACGTGaggcgaaaaataaaatgcgtGAAAAAGCTAAAGAATTACAACGACAACGTATGGAATCAAGTAAAAAAGGTGGTTCTAAAAGTTCTGGTTTTGGTGGTGGCTATGGCAACAATAGTAGTAGTTTTACATCAAATTCAAACGTTGGTGATACTGCAAATTATATTCCTGAAGCACCAGCTAAAACAACATCAACACCATCACAAAAAACAACAGCAGCTGGTCCTGGTGCTATGAAATTAGGTGGTAAAGTACGTGATATTGATTCATTCGTTGATCAATTAAATGAGGAaggtgaaaatattaaaagtattacatcgtcaaataatacaaatgtcatatcaacaacatcaacaacaacaccacaaataataaataatgaaccAGTACATTTGaaacaagaagaaaaattaagtgtACGTCTTGGTCGTGATGGTGGTGTACAAAATTTCGAACTTCATGGTTTAATAACACTTCATATCACTGATGAAAGATGGGGAAAAATACGTGTACAGTTGGCAAATAATGATACACGTGGTATACAATTACAAACACATCCAAATGTTGATAAAGATTTATTTAGAACACAAGGACAAATTGGTCTCAAAGTGCCAACAAAACCATTCCCAATAAATACTGATGTTGGTGTTCTCAAGTGGAGATTGCAATCACAAGATGAAACATCATTGCCAATCTCGA TCAATTGCTGGCCATCAGAAAATGGTGAAAATGGATGTGATGTTAATATTGAATATGAATTGGAACAAGCTGatcttgaattaaataatttacaaataaatattccacTACCAATGGGCTGTAATCCAATTGTCAATGAATGTGATGGTGAATATCAACACGAAGCACGAAAAAATATGCTTGTATGGTCTTTGCCAATTGTTGATGCATCATCTAAATCTGGATCATTGGAATTTTCAGCTCCATCATCTAAACCATCTGACTTCTTTCCTCTCTCATTGTCATTTACATCTCAAACTCCTTACGCTAAAATCaag attgttGATGTGTCTACGGTGGATGATCAAAGTCCTGTTAAACATACAGTTGACGTTGTATTTTTTACAGAAAGTTACGAagttgtgtaa
- the LOC122856486 gene encoding mitochondrial intermembrane space import and assembly protein 40-B-like, translating into INNKDEVRFVTKKDHESPSKIILPEPEPRPGLILPNGEINWSCPCLGGLPTGPCGLEYRESASCFFNSTPETKDSECSEKLALMLSCMSKYPTLYGKVHDDDDEQKEHQHEDKKINEHKNDKTTDNDETTGNDEPIQPI; encoded by the coding sequence ataaataacaaagatGAAGTAAGAtttgtaacaaaaaaagatcATGAATCACCAAGTAAAATAATTCTTCCTGAGCCAGAACCAAGGCCAGGTCTAATACTTCCAAATGGTGAAATAAATTGGAGTTGCCCATGTCTTGGAGGTCTACCAACTGGACCATGTGGTCTTGAATATCGTGAATCAgcttcatgtttttttaattcaacaccTGAAACAAAAGATTCTGAGTGTTCTGAAAAACTTGCATTAATGCTATCATGCATGTCGAAATATCCAACATTATATGGTAAAgtacatgatgatgatgatgagcaAAAAGAACATCAacatgaagataaaaaaatcaatgaacataaaaatgataaaacaactGACAATGACGAAACAACTGGCAATGATGAACCAATTCAACCTATCTAG
- the LOC122857896 gene encoding mitochondrial intermembrane space import and assembly protein 40-B-like produces the protein MSAEKINKQDEEIFLTKKDEPPSYMIHHHPEPKPSQGPTGEKGEIDWDCPCLGDLPHGPCGPEFREVFSCFHNLTAESQGSECFEKWASMYSCMSKYPTLYAKKNDDDEDKKINDESISNDKTTSNDEQTERK, from the coding sequence atgtctgctgaaaaaataaataagcaagatgaagaaatatttttaacaaaaaaagatgaacCACCAAGTTAcatgattcatcatcatcctgAGCCAAAACCAAGTCAAGGTCCGACAGGTGAAAAAGGAGAAATAGATTGGGATTGTCCATGCCTTGGTGATCTACCACATGGACCATGTGGTCCTGAATTTCGTGAAGTATTTTCatgttttcataatttaacAGCTGAGTCACAAGGTTCTGAGTGTTTTGAAAAGTGGGCATCGATGTACTCATGTATGTCGAAATACCCAACATtatatgctaaaaaaaatgatgatgatgaagataaaaaaatcaatgatgaATCAATTAGCAATGATAAAACAACTAGCAATGATGAACAAACTGAACGtaaatag
- the LOC122857891 gene encoding coatomer subunit delta-like, which yields MSLIAAAVCTKSGNAIISRQFVAMTRARIEGLLCAFPSLKKTDEQHTFVETDSVRYVYQPMEKLYMVLITTKVSNILEDLETLNLFVKVIAEYCTTVDENGIAKNAFNLIFAFDEIVALGYRENVNLTQIREFVKMDSHEEDLYLALRKTQERDANNKMREKAKEFQRQRMERLESRDGFKNNSSTGFGNKSSGFKSNLNDNDSKNNIAELPAKANDTPPRKPPRSRGMKLGGKVRDVDSFVDQLNEEGENIKSTTSSNNTNVIATTKITTTTTPQIINSKPVHLKQEEKLSVRLGRDGGVQNFELHGLITLHITDERWGKIRVQLANNDTRGIQLQTHPNVDKDLFRTQGQIGLKVPTKPFPINTDVGVLKWRLQSQDETSLPISINCWPSENGENGCDVNIEYELVQTDLELNNLQINIPLPMGCNPIVNECDGEYQHEARRNMLVWSLTIVDASSKSGSLEFSAPSSKPSDFFPLSLSFTSQTPYAKIKIVEVSTVEDQSPVKYSHDILFVTEDYQVV from the exons atg tcGCTAATTGCTGCAGCAGTATGCACAAAGTCTGGCAATG caataatatCTCGACAATTTGTTGCAATGACCAGAGCCAGAATTGAAGGTCTGTTATGTGCATTTCCAAGCTTGAAAAAAACTGATGAACAACATACATTTGTTGAAACTGATTCAGTTAGATATGTTTATCAACCAATGGAAAAACTATACATGGTACTTATCACAACCAAAGTTAGTAATATACTTGAGGATCTTGAGAcacttaatttatttgtgaaaGTTATAGCAGAATATTGTACAACAGTTGATGAAAATGGAATAGcaaaaaatgcatttaatttaatatttgcatTTGATGAAATTGTTGCACTTGGTTATCgtgaaaatgttaatttaacacaaaTACGTGAATTTGTTAAAATGGATTCTCATGAGGAGGATCTTTATTTAGCCCTGAGAAAGACCCAAGAACGTGacgcaaataataaaatgcgtGAAAAAGCTAAAGAATTCCAACGACAACGTATGGAACGTTTGGAATCAAGAgatggttttaaaaataatagtagtaCTGGTTTTGGTAATAAAAGTAGtggttttaaatcaaatttaaatgataatgatagtaaaaataatattgctgaATTACCAGCTAAAGCAAATGATACACCACCAAGAAAACCACCTCGTTCTCGTGGTATGAAATTAGGTGGTAAAGTACGTGATGTTGATTCATTTGTTGACCAATTGAATGAAGAaggtgaaaatattaaaagtactACATCgtcaaataatacaaatgttattgcaacaacaaaaataacaactacaacaacaccacaaataataaatagcaaACCAGTACATTTGaaacaagaagaaaaattaagtgtACGTCTTGGTCGTGATGGTGGTGTACAAAATTTCGAACTTCATGGTTTAATAACACTTCATATCACTGATGAAAGATGGGGAAAAATACGTGTACAGTTGGCAAATAATGATACACGTGGTATACAATTACAAACACATCCAAATGTTGATAAAGATTTATTTAGAACACAAGGACAAATTGGTCTTAAAGTGCCAACAAAACCATTCCCAATAAATACTGATGTTGGTGTTCTCAAGTGGAGATTACAATCACAAGATGAAACATCATTGCCAATCTCGA TTAATTGCTGGCCATCAGAAAATGGTGAAAATGGATGTGATGTTAATATTGAATATGAACTGGTACAAACTGatcttgaattaaataatttacaaataaatattccacTACCAATGGGCTGTAATCCAATTGTCAATGAATGTGATGGTGAATATCAACACGAAGCACGAAGAAATATGCTTGTATGGTCTTTGACAATTGTTGATGCATCATCTAAATCTGGATCATTGGAATTTTCAGCTCCATCATCTAAACCATCTGACTTTTTTCCACTCTCATTGTCATTTACATCTCAAACTCCTTACGCTAAAatcaag ATTGTTGAAGTATCAACAGTGGAAGATCAAAGTCCTGTTAAATATTCTCATGATATTCTATTTGTTACTGAAGATTATCaagttgtttaa
- the LOC122857893 gene encoding protein IMPACT-A-like yields the protein MDNLTQQIDEIEALCAIYGDDWHVENEEHRSYSIDIVNDNDKPIKLYLKLPDDYPSSSPPSYELFAPHWNFIKKQHIYQLLDEIYLSLAGENVIYQWVEKIREESTNNDTPKMEKNIENNDDTLVELKNTEKNNNDEKCPDIYHGEVIVVKKSSFQGHAARVNSPDDVKLVLKNLLENKKIENATHNTYAYRITNEEKKISFQDCDDDGENQAGGRLLHLLHNVHVTNVIVIVSRWYGGIKLGPDRFRHINNSARQVLEVANFLSKNKDSKK from the exons ATGGATAATTTAACTCAACAG attGATGAAATTGAAGCACTATGTGCAATTTATGGTGATGATTGGCATGTTGAAAACGAGGAACATCGTTCATACAGTATTGACATTGTCAATGACAATGATAAacctataaaattatatttaaaattaccagatgattatccatcatcatcaccaccttCCTATGAACTCTTTGCACCTCACtggaattttataaaaaaacaacatatttaTCAGCTTCTCGACGAGATTTACTT ATCTTTAGCTGgtgaaaatgtaatttatcaatggGTAGAAAAAATTCGTGAAGAATCAACTAATAATGATACTCCaaagatggaaaaaaatatagaaaataatgatgataccTTAGTTGAGttaaaaaatactgaaaaaaataataatgacgaaAAATGTCCAGATATTTATCATGGAGaagttattgttgttaaaaaaagttCATTTCAAGGTCATGCTGCTAGAGTTAATTCACCAGATGATGTCAa ACTTGTGCTGAAAAATCTTTTGGAGAATAAGAAAATCGAAAATGCAACTCATAATACATATGCATATCGAATAacgaatgaagaaaaaaaaatatcatttcaaGATTGTGATGATGACGGTGAAAATCAAGCTGGTGGGAGATTACTACATTTACTTCATAATGTTCATGTTACAAATGTCATTGTTATTGTGTCAAGATGGTATGGTGGCATCAAACTTGGCCCAGATCGTTTTCGTCATATAAATAACTCAGCTCGTCAAGTGCTTGAAgttgcaaattttttatcaaaaaataaagatagtaaaaaataa